In one Heteronotia binoei isolate CCM8104 ecotype False Entrance Well chromosome 1, APGP_CSIRO_Hbin_v1, whole genome shotgun sequence genomic region, the following are encoded:
- the LOC132570524 gene encoding CASP8-associated protein 2-like, whose amino-acid sequence MATDDDDAMTFSSVLRGISPGRREDNDESSVDIYDGLDNTPIVFDSLATKAAPTGSSLNLFDEILIAEGTARETSYHDLQAEHEKCLQQLQELMKKLQEIQEQNLTLQNENQSLKKNISALIKTARVEINRKDEEISNLQRRLLAFPVHQNAYKRTYFSAPINNARNFVGLEKNKHKDLFPETNPKTDPRTKPVIPKGIPHSYPSCDTENQKFNSEKRNTLNVPRPHPELLYSDATSRLTDVLSDKEKGAKEIRNDDYHSKENDCRYKNKGHQNSGSTCKDNKNSKLKSSPSSEQRTDTFPSSREKQPVNDRLPSKTECSGNVKSEKSQNIKQKDLKTKTKDESSSRQKTSSSERTLEQQKQKSNNISSPSEKIPGSQKLSHGYVEDKKVKDSSNRKNRGASNHEFQKRKPSSPSPPTSNKKHKCSYSKEESSKRESESMSSKSKRHRTEEKRKNKRVTLGENKDFQTERTDSKELSHRTAKVVNEVKVYTIREQNQPFPSQETTKVAGGSEEQKPTKGRKDEDQSKSKDLKLSFMQKLNLILSPAKKQTGELKQVEQPPSGGDGEIPSKLISTSAAKQKSPPSVPIPDSPVPANSKQVVSISEIKVEMGTESLPEILSTEPSKETSNLQNTVQCELADNLHEASDDIGEAEETLRLPSMGRDNQDTLPDNSFNDLEIINCVDFDSYSVIDEISGTDSDSLMEVEDTGNCEIKKVVEHPGKENNIPKLVSQDVKEEPKVLSRDVSVTDQNSCNSKLCCLDQGSHIEKLCNKGVKSAPLARDTNPVSVDDDNSVLSIDLNHMRCIPKAISPLNSPIRPLAKTLRGESTYTGPVKSYNIDVMPENAAGCPTRSLSSELNKENQKPFGTDPQVLEIESQLNVSSDELEEGEIVSDDDNLNGERNYESNKKPRGKPSSEKSSLINTSHNQKPKTISYNGDKEKMASGKNSKEKHRTGAMRPSKETKKNKAVKTDCLEKIVKIIAEPSTVHEFMQMLKAIRKQVRKNYMKFKVQFPIQHFHRIIDSAISNFTSLVNYLNFSKMSKSNETLKLNLCEVIESRLKRIKRNVAIDHLFEQQQSDMKKKLWKLVDEQLDNLFDKIKKIFLKLCNLINTGDENGDGKPNKRIKESPKCLIGRKTDEQNPKKRSLNVGTQKTEECVLPKPVGGNQLSRRNPHNTNKMDAQKNMVTKCTNSYTNNAKWSQTRVELVKEKSTQDIESALKTGKHEKEGSQVAENSQKSDVSCGPLTEQQMSGLTFNLVNDAQMGEMFKSLLQGSDFSEKNDDFMNENQWEFRTPEKHLLSGQNCGNDTVYEAEESFPKETRIESGVLDGIKWPVVSPERDSTFLTRLPMPVDPDILDENCMFDIPSSPALKKSEACILEKPKSLVSSILLEDLAVSLTIPSPLKSDAHLSFLKPDTFGSVPEDVLSAHFSEDAHLEEEDASEQDIHLALESDNSSSKSSCSSSWPNMPAAPGFQCCTSLPMQAVIMEKSNDHFIVKIRRAVPSTSPLLDKASLTNDPIASFIEKGNDESVSEEKIDTLNPKGLPLEEVAVPKEQNNITDSGDKMHDNIGKEHVPSSFETMKELPVYHENNQQVQDISESQQESNPSASDNMLESAKDLLSNDRQEQDGNMPEPLHELPSNTSQPQGTDLIELHQVLHNSADPEEASGVPDPPKEVGKSSSPLVSFTEPSNKTCYGEDIPNVFKLPQTHSLKTVQKREVSCATAEQLPVSTSVVPLVDIFSSEGQFAIGVDLTNEYPMENEVDSWDLTAESSLNAGIRLHKEDHEPVGHCTAGDLLKNDADAVTNSIAELPDKSAADENFERKAALNIGSLIPAKESKKRKREIEETSSIKIQRKSTELSCKKNGTSSKKSKESMPVAKSSSSKKASPIRDKDSLPSTSSVSPSSLYAKNVIKKKGEVVISWTRNDDREILLECQEKGPSEKTFSSVAARLNKSSNQVEERFKQLVKLFNMSHCS is encoded by the exons GTTATTAGCATTTCCAGTTCATCAGAATGCCTACAAAAGAACATACTTTTCAGCACCAATTAATAATGCAAGGAACTTTGTAGGAttggaaaaaaacaaacacaaagatttgttTCCGGAGACCAATCCAAAGACAGATCCTAGGACTAAACCTGTCATTCCTAAAGGCATTCCTCACAGTTATCCATCATGTGATACAGAAAATCAGAAATTTAATTCAGAAAAAAGGAATACTCTGAATGTGCCAAGACCTCATCCTGAACTGCTTTACAGTGATGCTACTTCAAGGCTGACAGATGTTCTTTCTGACAAAGAAAAGGGGGCGAAAGAAATAAGAAATGATGACTATCATAGCAAGGAGAATGACTGCAGATACAAAAACAAAGGACACCAAAACAGTGGCAGCACGTGTAAAGACAATAAGAACTCAAAGCTCAAAAGTAGCCCCAGTTCAGAACAAAGAACTGATACATTTCCTTCCTCTCGGGAGAAACAACCTGTTAATGATCGATTGCCATCAAAAACTGAATGCTCTGGTAACGTTAAGAGTGAAAAGTCACAAAACATAAAGCAGAAGGATCTGAAAACAAAGACTAAAGATGAAAGCAGTAGCAGACAGAAAACCAGTTCTTCCGAAAGAACTCTtgaacaacaaaaacagaaaAGTAATAACATTAGCAGTCCATCTGAAAAAATTCCAGGTTCTCAAAAATTAAGTCATGGCTATGTGGAAGACAAAAAGGTAAAAGACAGCAGTAACAGAAAAAACAGAGGAGCAAGTAATCATGAGTTCCAAAAAAGGAAACCGTCATCACCATCCCCTCCTACTTCTAACAAAAAACACAAATGCAGCTATTCCAAAGAAGAGAGCAGTAAACGTGAATCTGAAAGCATGTCTTCAAAATCCAAGAGACATCGAactgaagaaaaaaggaaaaacaagagAGTGACTCTTGGAGAGAACAAGGATTTTCAAACTGAAAGAACAGATTCAAAGGAACTGTCACACAGAACAGCAAAAGTTGTAAATGAAGTTAAGGTCTACACTATAAGAGAACAAAACCAACCCTTTCCATCACAGGAAACTACCAAGGTAGCAGGTGGCTCAGAGGAGCAAAAGCCCACAAAAGGTAGAAAAGATGAAGACCAGTCCAAAAGCAAAGACCTAAAACTGAGTTTTATGCAGAAACTAAATTTAATTCTTTCCCCTGCAAAAAAGCAAACAGGTGAACTCAAACAAGTAGAACAACCCCCCAGTGGAGGTGATGGAGAAATTCCAAGTAAACTTATTAGTACAAGTGCAGCTAAGCAAAAAAGCCCACCATCAGTCCCAATCCCTGACAGTCCTGTTCCAGCCAATTCAAAACAAGTAGTTTCTATTTCAGAGATCAAAGTGGAAATGGGAACTGAGAGCCTACCAGAAATACTGAGCACAGAGCCATCTAAGGAAACATCAAACCTACAAAACACAGTGCAGTGTGAACTAGCTGATAATCTGCATGAAGCCAGTGATGATATTGGAGAAGCTGAGGAAACACTTAGGCTTCCTAGTATGGGAAGAGACAATCAAGACACACTTCCAGACAATAGTTTCAATGACTTAGAGATTATAAATTGCGTAGATTTTGATTCCTATAGCGTAATAGATGAAATTAGTGGAACAGATTCAGACTCGCTGATGGAGGTGGAAGACACTGGTAATTGTGAAATTAAAAAAGTTGTGGAGCATCCTGGTAAAGAAAACAACATTCCCAAACTTGTGTCACAGGATGTCAAGGAAGAACCCAAAGTATTGAGTAGAGATGTTTCTGTAACTGACCAAAACTCATGTAACTCGAAGCTGTGCTGTCTTGACCAAGGAAGCCACATAGAAAAGTTGTGTAATAAAGGAGTAAAATCTGCACCTCTAGCAAGAGATACAAACCCAGTCTCTGTTGATGATGATAATTCTGTACTGAGCATTGATCTCAATCACATGAGATGTATTCCGAAAGCAATCAGTCCACTTAATAGTCCAATACGACCCTTGGCTAAAACACTCAGAGGAGAAAGCACTTACACAGGACCTGTAAAAAGTTATAATATAG ATGTAATGCCTGAAAATGCAGCTGGCTGTCCTACAAGAAGCTTGTCCAGTGAACTCAACAAAGAAAATCAGAAGCCATTTGGCACAGATCCCCAAGTCTTAGAGATAGAATCTCAACTGAACGTGTCTTCAGATGAATTAGAAGAAGGTGAAATTGTAAGTGATGATGATAATCTTAATGGTGAAAGAAACTATGAATCCAATAAAAAACCAAGAGGAAAACCATCTTCTGAAAAATCCAGTTTGATCAATACTTCACACAACCAGAAGCCAAAGACCATATCTTACAATGGAGACAAAGAAAAAATGGCTTCTGGAAAAAACAGTAAAGAAAAACACAGAACTGGAGCCATGAGGCCCtctaaagaaacaaagaaaaacaaagctgTGAAAACTGACTGTCTTGAAAAAATAGTTAAAATTATTGCTGAGCCTTCTACTGTTCATGAATTTATGCAGATGCTAAAGGCTATAAGGAAGCAAGTACGTAAAAACTACATGAAGTTTAAAGTACAGTTTCCAATACAGCATTTTCATAGGATTATAGATTCAGCAATTtcaaattttacatctctagtaaATTACCTTAACTTCTCTAAAATGTCTAAATCAAATGAGACCTTAAAGCTGAATCTCTGCGAAGTTATAGAATCCAGGCTTAAGCGAATTAAAAGGAATGTTGCAATAGATCATCTCTTTGAacaacaacaatcagatatgaaGAAAAAGTTATGGAAACTTGTGGATGAGCAGCTTGATAACCTGTTcgacaaaataaagaaaattttCCTGAAACTGTGCAATTTAATAAATACTGGTGATGAGAATGGCGATGGTAAACCTAATAAAAGAATTAAAGAGAGCCCTAAATGCCTTATAGGTCGTAAAACTGATGAACAAAACCCAAAGAAACGATCTTTAAATGTTGGAACTCAAAAGACTGAAGAATGTGTTCTTCCAAAGCCTGTAGGGGGCAACCAGCTGTCCAGAAGAAATCCCCATAACACAAATAAAATGGATGCACAAAAAAATATGGTTACAAAATGTACAAATTCCTATACAAATAATGCAAAATGGTCTCAGACTAGGGTTGAGCTTGTCAAGGAAAAATCTACACAGGATATTGAATCAGCCTTGAAAACTGGAAAGCATGAAAAGGAAGGGTCACAGGTGGCTGAAAACTCTCAGAAGTCTGATGTTAGCTGTGGACCTCTTACAGAACAACAAATGTCTGGCCTAACATTTAACCTGGTGAATGATGCTCAAATGGGTGAGATGTTCAAAAGTTTGTTACAAGGGTCTGATTTTTCAGAAAAGAACGATGACTTTATGAATGAAAATCAGTGGGAATTCAGGACACCAGAAAAACACCTTCTTAGTGGACAGAACTGTGGAAACGATACTGTGTATGAGGCTGAAGAATCATTTCCAAAAGAGACCCGAATAGAGTCAGGGGTACTAGATGGCATTAAATGGCCTGTAGTTTCACCTGAAAGAGACTCAACTTTTTTAACTAGACTTCCAATGCCTGTTGATCCAGATATTCTAGATGaaaactgtatgtttgacattCCTTCTAGCCCAGCTTTGAAGAAAAGCGAGGCATGCATTTTGGAAAAACCAAAATCACTTGTGTCTTCTATTCTACTTGAAGACCTCGCAGTATCATTGACTATTCCCTCTCCTTTGAAGTCAGATGCTCATCTTAGTTTCTTGAAGCCTGACACGTTTGGATCAGTTCCTGAGGATGTTCTGAGTGCACACTTCAGTGAAGATGCCCATCTTGAAGAAGAGGATGCTTCAGAACAAGATATTCATTTGGCTTTGGAATCTGACAACTCAAGCAGTAAATCCAGCTGCTCTTCTTCATGGCCAAACATGCCGGCTGCTCCAGGATTTCAGTGTTGCACAAGCCTGCCAATGCAGGCAGTAATAATGGAGAAATCAAATGATCACTTCATTGTTAAGATAAGGCGTGCCGTACCATCTACCTCACCACTCCTTGATAAGGCATCTCTAACAAATGATCCCATTGCTTCTTTTATTGAGAAAGGGAATGATGAAAGTGTGTCTGAAGAAAAAATAGATACTTTGAATCCCAAAGGCCTTCCATTGGAAGAAGTGGCAGTACCTAAGGAACAGAACAATATTACTGACTCTGGGGATAAGATGCATGATAATATTGGAAAAGAGCATGTTCCTAGTTCATTTGAGACTATGAAGGAACTGCCTGTCTATCATGAAAACAATCAGCAGGTTCAAGATATATCTGAATCCCAACAGGAATCTAATCCTAGTGCTTCTGACAACATGCTTGAATCTGCAAAGGATCTGCTTAGTAATGACAGACAAGAGCAAGATGGTAACATGCCGGAGCCTCTTCATGAGCTGCCTAGCAATACAAGTCAGCCTCAAGGCACTGATTTGATTGAACTCCATCAAGTACTGCATAATAGTGCTGACCCAGAGGAAGCCTCTGGTGTACCTGATCCACCTAAAGAAGTGGGGAAATCCTCTAGCCCTTTAGTGTCTTTTACAGAACCCTCAAATAAAACTTGCTATGGTGAAGACATACCAAATGTCTTCAAGCTACCTCAGACACACTCATTGAAGACGGTTCAAAAAAGAGAAGTATCCTGTGCTACGGCAGAACAGCTTCCAGTTAGCACTTCAGTAGTTCCACTTGTAGATATATTTTCCTCTGAGGGCCAGTTTGCTATAGGTGTAGACTTGACAAATGAGTATCCTATGGAAAATGAGGTTGATTCATGGGATCTTACAGCAGAATCTTCTTTAAATGCTGGAATTAGGTTACATAAAGAGGATCATGAACCAGTGGGCCACTGTACAGCAGGTGATCTGTTGAAGAATGATGCTGATGCAGTTACAAATTCAATAGCAGAGTTGCCTGACAAGTCAGCTGCAGATGAGAATTTTGAAAGAAAAGCAGCTTTAAACATTGGTAGTCTGATCCCtgccaaagaaagcaaaaaaagaaaaagggagattGAAGAAACATCTagcataaaaatacaaagaaagagcaCTGAACTGTCTTGTAAAAAGAATGGCACAAGTAGCAAAAAATCTAAAGAAAGTATGCCGGTAGCCAAGAGTTCATCCAGTAAAAAAGCTTCACCAATTAGGGACAAAGATTCTTTGCCATCAACATCTTCTGTGTCACCATCAAGTCTATATGCCAAAAACGTCATTAAAAAGAAAGGAGAAGTCGTAATTTCTTGGACAAG AAATGATGACAGAGAGATTTTATTAGAATGTCAGGAAAAGGGACCTTCAGAAAAAACATTTTCTTCTGTTGCTGCCAGGCTAAATAAAAGTTCAAATCAG GTTGAAGAAAGATTCAAACAGTTAGTGAAGCTGTTCAATATGTCGCATTGCAGTTAG